One genomic segment of Actinoplanes ianthinogenes includes these proteins:
- the narI gene encoding respiratory nitrate reductase subunit gamma, with amino-acid sequence MNTVIWIVVPYACLAVFIAGHVWRWRHDQFGWTTHTSQLLESRLLRLGSPLFHLGAFGVIGGHAMGLLVPASLTETLGIPEHLYHQVAVWGGTVTGIVMVAGLVLLIARRLVSGRIRRVTTGMDKVLYAFLAAMVVLGMTATVGENLLGPGYDYRETIAVWSRGIFWFQPHTELMTGAPLVYQLHAIGGFLFLALWPFTRLVHVWSAPLAYLWRPYVVYRARRGPVPAGPPAPAVVRDTALRYDRSGR; translated from the coding sequence ATGAACACCGTGATCTGGATCGTGGTGCCGTATGCCTGCCTGGCCGTCTTCATCGCCGGGCACGTCTGGCGGTGGCGTCACGATCAGTTCGGCTGGACCACGCACACCAGTCAGCTGCTGGAGAGCCGGCTGCTGCGGCTCGGGTCGCCGCTGTTCCACCTCGGTGCGTTCGGGGTGATCGGCGGGCACGCGATGGGCCTGCTCGTCCCGGCGTCGCTCACCGAGACGCTGGGCATCCCCGAGCATCTTTACCACCAGGTCGCGGTCTGGGGCGGCACGGTCACCGGGATCGTCATGGTGGCCGGACTCGTCCTGCTGATCGCGCGGCGGTTGGTCAGCGGCCGGATCCGCCGGGTCACCACCGGGATGGACAAGGTCCTCTACGCCTTCCTGGCCGCCATGGTCGTGCTCGGGATGACCGCGACCGTGGGCGAGAACCTGCTCGGCCCCGGCTACGACTACCGGGAGACGATCGCGGTCTGGTCCCGCGGCATCTTCTGGTTCCAGCCGCACACCGAGCTGATGACCGGCGCGCCGCTGGTCTACCAGCTGCACGCGATCGGCGGCTTCCTGTTCCTGGCGCTGTGGCCGTTCACCCGGCTCGTGCACGTCTGGTCGGCGCCGCTCGCCTACCTCTGGCGACCGTATGTCGTCTATCGGGCCCGTCGCGGGCCGGTGCCCGCCGGACCGCCGGCGCCCGCTGTGGTCCGGGACACCGCTTTACGGTACGACCGGAGCGGCCGGTAG
- a CDS encoding cysteine hydrolase family protein encodes MTTLSDRPGTALLVIDVQTGVMQEAFNRDAVIGNIAALVERARFEQVPVLWVQHSDEEHLPLHSPQWEFVTELPRADGEPVVHKKYGDAFEATNLEERLAERRVGRLVVTGASSDACIRSTIHGAFTRGYDVTLVRDAHTTGDLSAWGAPSPELVVAHTNLYWDYTSAPGRTAETAETAEVSFAAARRAVP; translated from the coding sequence ATGACCACTCTGTCCGACCGGCCGGGCACCGCGCTGCTGGTCATCGACGTGCAGACGGGTGTGATGCAGGAGGCGTTCAACCGCGACGCCGTGATCGGCAACATCGCCGCCCTGGTGGAGCGGGCCCGCTTCGAGCAGGTGCCGGTGCTGTGGGTGCAGCACTCCGACGAGGAGCATCTGCCCTTGCACAGCCCTCAGTGGGAGTTCGTGACGGAGTTGCCCCGGGCCGACGGTGAGCCGGTGGTGCACAAGAAATACGGGGACGCCTTCGAGGCCACCAACCTCGAGGAGCGTCTCGCCGAGCGACGGGTCGGCCGCCTCGTGGTGACCGGCGCGTCGTCCGACGCCTGCATCCGCTCGACGATCCACGGCGCCTTCACCCGGGGCTATGACGTGACGCTGGTCCGCGACGCGCACACCACCGGGGACCTGAGCGCGTGGGGCGCGCCGAGTCCCGAGCTGGTGGTCGCGCACACGAATCTGTACTGGGATTACACGAGCGCGCCGGGCCGCACCGCCGAGACGGCGGAGACCGCGGAGGTCAGCTTCGCGGCCGCTCGCCGCGCCGTACCGTGA
- a CDS encoding carboxymuconolactone decarboxylase family protein, protein MDDAYLPEVYQQFLGRFPEVAEAQGALAQAVRERSPFDPRTDRLLRLAMAIGAQSEGAVRSNVRKALRHGATLDEVRAVALGAITTCGFPTAIAAMGWIEEVAEAQ, encoded by the coding sequence ATGGACGACGCGTATCTGCCCGAGGTCTACCAGCAGTTTCTCGGTCGCTTCCCGGAGGTGGCCGAGGCACAGGGCGCGCTCGCGCAGGCGGTGCGCGAGCGGAGCCCGTTCGATCCGCGCACCGATCGGCTGCTCCGCCTGGCGATGGCGATCGGCGCGCAGTCCGAGGGCGCCGTCCGGTCGAACGTGCGTAAGGCGCTGCGGCACGGCGCCACGCTGGACGAGGTGCGCGCGGTGGCGCTGGGCGCGATCACCACGTGTGGTTTTCCCACCGCGATCGCCGCGATGGGCTGGATAGAGGAAGTCGCAGAGGCGCAGTGA
- a CDS encoding class I SAM-dependent methyltransferase, with the protein MAAEGRDLVGEARLVDTMVPRGARILDAGCGPGRVGGHLATLGHQVTGVDLDPELIAAAVADHPGPDWLVGDLAELSLPGPPFDAIVCAGNVMTFAAPDSRVEILRRFARHLAPSGRAAIGFGAGRGYPFDEFLADAAVAGLVPGLLLSTWDLRPLTPESDFLVALLRHA; encoded by the coding sequence ATGGCCGCCGAGGGGCGCGACCTGGTCGGGGAGGCGCGCCTGGTGGACACCATGGTGCCCCGCGGGGCGCGGATCCTGGACGCGGGCTGCGGTCCCGGCCGGGTCGGCGGCCACCTGGCGACCCTCGGGCACCAGGTGACCGGCGTCGACCTGGACCCGGAGCTGATCGCGGCCGCCGTCGCCGACCATCCCGGCCCCGATTGGCTGGTCGGTGACCTCGCCGAGCTGTCGCTGCCCGGGCCGCCGTTCGACGCGATCGTCTGCGCCGGCAACGTGATGACCTTCGCGGCGCCGGACAGCCGGGTGGAGATCCTGCGGCGCTTCGCCCGGCACCTGGCGCCCAGCGGCCGGGCGGCGATCGGCTTCGGCGCCGGGCGGGGTTATCCCTTCGACGAGTTCCTCGCCGACGCCGCCGTGGCCGGGCTGGTCCCGGGCCTTCTGCTGAGCACGTGGGACCTTCGGCCCCTCACCCCCGAGTCCGACTTCCTGGTCGCCCTTCTCCGGCACGCCTGA
- a CDS encoding MFS transporter produces the protein MSTTVDRAAGVAGETAPRTARRGLMLALATIGFAVNFWAWALISPLAAKFQAALGLSSFQQALLVAVPVVVGSLGRIPVGALTDRFGGRIMFPLVSLATVVPVLFLGLAGHNSLAALLVGGFFLGIGGTAFAVGVPFVNAWFPPERRGLAVGIFGAGMGGTAISALTTVRLVTAGTTATPFILTAIVLVAYAAVAWLLLRDAPGRVVPSAPLAQRLGAALRLRVTWQASALYAVAFGGYVAFSVYLPAYLKTAYTLTPADAANRMAGFVLLAVVMRPVGGWLADRFAASRVLAVALGIVVLGAVAQAFTPGLVPAGTVAFLAMAAALGAGSGATFALVAQLAPASQVGSVTGVVGAAGGLGGFVPPLVMGAIYGHFQSYALGLALLGLVALAALFLDLFSVGRRPAPAQP, from the coding sequence ATGAGCACAACCGTGGACCGGGCGGCAGGCGTCGCCGGCGAGACGGCACCGCGGACCGCGCGGCGGGGACTGATGCTGGCGCTGGCGACGATCGGGTTCGCCGTGAACTTCTGGGCGTGGGCGTTGATCAGCCCGCTCGCCGCGAAGTTCCAGGCGGCGCTCGGACTGAGCTCGTTCCAGCAGGCGCTGCTGGTGGCGGTGCCGGTCGTAGTCGGTTCGCTGGGCCGGATCCCGGTCGGGGCGCTCACCGACCGGTTCGGCGGCCGGATCATGTTCCCGCTGGTCTCGCTCGCCACCGTGGTGCCGGTGCTCTTTCTCGGCCTCGCCGGCCACAACTCGCTCGCGGCGCTGCTGGTCGGCGGGTTCTTCCTGGGCATCGGCGGGACCGCGTTCGCGGTCGGCGTCCCGTTCGTGAACGCCTGGTTCCCGCCGGAGCGCCGCGGTCTCGCGGTCGGCATCTTCGGCGCCGGCATGGGCGGCACCGCGATCAGCGCGCTCACCACGGTCCGGCTCGTCACCGCGGGCACCACCGCCACCCCGTTCATCCTGACCGCGATCGTGCTGGTCGCCTACGCCGCGGTCGCCTGGCTGCTGCTGCGTGACGCACCGGGCCGGGTCGTCCCGTCGGCCCCGCTGGCTCAGCGGCTCGGTGCGGCGCTGCGGCTGCGGGTCACCTGGCAGGCCTCGGCGCTGTACGCGGTCGCCTTCGGCGGTTACGTCGCCTTCTCGGTCTACCTCCCGGCGTACCTGAAGACCGCCTACACCCTCACCCCGGCCGACGCGGCGAACCGGATGGCCGGGTTCGTGCTGCTCGCCGTCGTGATGCGGCCGGTCGGCGGCTGGCTGGCCGACCGGTTCGCCGCCAGCCGGGTGCTCGCCGTGGCGCTGGGCATCGTGGTCCTCGGCGCGGTCGCCCAGGCGTTCACCCCGGGTCTCGTTCCGGCCGGCACGGTCGCCTTCCTGGCCATGGCAGCCGCGCTCGGCGCCGGTAGTGGTGCGACGTTCGCCCTGGTCGCCCAACTCGCCCCGGCCAGCCAGGTCGGCTCGGTGACCGGGGTGGTCGGCGCGGCCGGCGGTCTCGGCGGTTTCGTCCCGCCGCTGGTGATGGGCGCGATCTACGGGCACTTCCAGTCGTACGCGCTCGGCCTCGCCCTCCTCGGCCTGGTCGCCCTGGCAGCCCTGTTCCTGGACCTGTTTTCGGTAGGCCGCCGCCCAGCCCCCGCCCAGCCCTGA
- a CDS encoding ABC transporter substrate-binding protein — MFKLKVAVAAAAALTLAVAGCSGGKSDGGTTRGNAGNSSITIFNGATGTIVENWNPFSPTLLQPTQGLIYETLYWFNFAKESEPTPMLGTAFSWDKDGKVLTITTRDGVKWSDGQPFTAKDVAFTFDLIKRTPAINASGLKLVSSVAKDDKTAVLTFEVPSFTAEAAVIANTPIVAEHVWSKIDDPAKSINPSPVGTGPYKLKTFSAQSYVMEKNPNYWQQGKPQIQNVRYVALATADAATAALTAGQVDWMSAFLPGLEQLLKNQKNLTYVNTPAMTTSVFTCAGAELGCKGPQTDPAVRQAIYYALNRDQLNKLAGGGFAETASPTLLLPERDKKWIADPASATTPGAPDVAKANQILDAAGWVKGSDGIRAKGGEKLSMTIQTVTGWSDYISLNDAMKQELKEAGIEIKPTQLSWNEWNNNQVQGKFQLSLDSIGLGASTNPYFTYLKYTTVTTAKVGEAAQNSGNYARYKNPKVDAAVAAATATNDEAAQKAQYAIVQQEIVRDLPYIPIYVNSMLTEFSTANAVGWPSNENKYALPASWKSWDNGVVLSNLQPAK, encoded by the coding sequence ATGTTCAAGCTGAAGGTCGCGGTGGCTGCGGCTGCCGCGTTGACCCTGGCCGTCGCCGGTTGCTCCGGTGGCAAAAGCGACGGCGGCACCACCAGAGGCAACGCCGGGAACAGCTCGATAACCATCTTCAACGGGGCGACGGGCACCATCGTCGAGAACTGGAACCCGTTCAGCCCGACCCTGCTCCAGCCCACGCAGGGGCTGATCTACGAGACCCTCTACTGGTTCAACTTCGCCAAGGAGTCCGAGCCCACGCCGATGCTGGGCACCGCCTTCTCCTGGGACAAGGACGGCAAGGTGCTGACCATCACCACCCGCGACGGGGTGAAGTGGTCGGACGGGCAGCCGTTCACCGCCAAGGACGTGGCGTTCACGTTCGACCTGATCAAGCGCACGCCGGCGATCAACGCGAGCGGCCTGAAGCTCGTCTCCTCGGTGGCCAAGGACGACAAGACCGCGGTGCTGACCTTCGAGGTGCCGTCGTTCACCGCGGAGGCGGCGGTCATCGCCAACACCCCGATCGTCGCCGAGCACGTCTGGAGCAAGATCGACGACCCGGCGAAGTCGATCAACCCGAGCCCGGTCGGCACCGGGCCGTACAAGCTGAAGACCTTCTCCGCGCAGAGCTATGTGATGGAGAAGAACCCGAACTACTGGCAGCAGGGCAAGCCGCAGATCCAGAACGTCCGCTACGTCGCGCTGGCCACCGCCGACGCCGCGACCGCCGCGCTGACCGCCGGCCAGGTCGACTGGATGAGCGCCTTCCTGCCCGGCCTGGAGCAGCTGCTCAAGAACCAGAAGAACCTGACCTACGTGAACACGCCGGCGATGACCACGTCGGTCTTCACCTGCGCCGGCGCCGAGCTGGGCTGCAAGGGTCCGCAGACCGACCCCGCCGTGCGCCAGGCGATCTACTACGCGCTCAACCGGGACCAGCTGAACAAGCTGGCCGGCGGCGGCTTCGCGGAGACCGCGTCACCGACCCTGCTGCTGCCTGAGCGGGACAAGAAGTGGATCGCCGACCCGGCGAGCGCCACCACCCCGGGCGCCCCGGACGTCGCCAAGGCCAACCAGATCCTGGACGCGGCCGGATGGGTCAAGGGCAGTGACGGCATCCGGGCCAAGGGCGGCGAGAAGCTGTCGATGACCATCCAGACGGTGACCGGCTGGAGCGACTACATCTCGCTGAACGACGCCATGAAGCAGGAGCTCAAGGAGGCCGGCATCGAGATCAAGCCGACCCAGCTGTCCTGGAACGAGTGGAACAACAACCAGGTGCAGGGCAAGTTCCAGCTGTCGCTCGACTCGATCGGGCTGGGCGCGTCGACCAACCCGTACTTCACCTACCTGAAGTACACCACCGTCACCACGGCCAAGGTCGGCGAGGCGGCGCAGAACAGCGGCAACTACGCGCGGTACAAGAACCCCAAGGTGGACGCCGCGGTGGCCGCCGCGACCGCGACCAACGACGAGGCCGCGCAGAAGGCCCAGTACGCCATCGTCCAGCAGGAGATCGTCCGGGACCTGCCGTACATCCCGATCTACGTCAACTCGATGCTGACCGAGTTCAGCACGGCCAACGCGGTCGGCTGGCCCTCCAACGAGAACAAGTACGCCCTGCCCGCGTCCTGGAAGAGCTGGGACAACGGCGTTGTGCTGAGCAACCTGCAGCCCGCGAAGTAA
- a CDS encoding ABC transporter permease → MRYLLRKLGFYLVALWAALTVNFFVPRLMPGDPVDILLSKLGQRGPVTPEMRASTEALLGTSSGEPLWSQYLEYLRNLAHGDLGVSVTFFPAPVTSIIEQTLPWTIGLIGLATVISFLAGVGLGTVAGWKRGSWLDNLIPVTTMFQSVPYFWLALILLFLFGSVWPLFPLNGGYDVYTVEPGWNLDFLGSVLYYGALPALTIVLSSVGGWMLGMRNMMVSTLAEDYMVTAEAKGLRPGRIMRRYAARNAILPSVSGFAISLGFVVAGSIVTETVFSYPGIGSALLQAVGGNDYALMQGIFLVITLSVLGANLLVDLLYSVIDPRTRARA, encoded by the coding sequence GTGCGCTACCTGCTTCGCAAGTTGGGGTTCTACCTGGTCGCCCTCTGGGCGGCGCTGACGGTGAACTTCTTCGTCCCGCGCCTGATGCCCGGCGACCCGGTTGACATCCTGCTCTCGAAGCTGGGTCAGCGCGGGCCGGTCACCCCGGAGATGCGCGCCTCCACCGAGGCCCTGCTGGGTACCAGCAGCGGCGAGCCGCTGTGGAGCCAGTACCTGGAGTATCTGCGGAACCTGGCACACGGGGATCTGGGCGTCTCGGTGACGTTCTTCCCCGCTCCGGTCACCTCGATCATCGAGCAGACCCTGCCATGGACGATCGGCCTCATCGGTCTGGCCACGGTGATCTCGTTTCTGGCCGGCGTCGGTCTCGGCACCGTCGCCGGCTGGAAACGAGGCTCCTGGCTCGACAACCTCATCCCGGTCACCACGATGTTCCAGTCCGTGCCGTACTTCTGGCTGGCGTTGATCCTGCTGTTCCTGTTCGGCAGCGTCTGGCCGCTCTTCCCGCTCAACGGCGGTTACGACGTCTACACCGTCGAGCCGGGCTGGAACCTCGACTTCCTCGGCTCGGTCCTCTATTACGGCGCGCTGCCGGCGCTCACCATCGTGCTGTCCAGCGTCGGCGGCTGGATGCTCGGCATGCGCAACATGATGGTCTCCACGCTCGCCGAGGACTACATGGTCACCGCGGAGGCGAAGGGCCTGCGCCCGGGCCGGATCATGCGACGGTACGCGGCTCGCAACGCGATCCTGCCGTCGGTCTCCGGCTTCGCCATCTCGCTCGGCTTCGTGGTGGCCGGCTCGATCGTCACCGAGACGGTCTTCTCCTACCCCGGCATCGGCTCCGCGCTGCTGCAAGCGGTCGGCGGCAACGATTACGCCCTCATGCAGGGCATCTTCCTGGTCATCACGCTGTCCGTGCTCGGCGCGAACCTGCTGGTGGACCTCCTGTACTCGGTCATCGACCCGCGCACCCGCGCCCGGGCCTGA
- a CDS encoding ABC transporter permease, giving the protein MTMTTELAETSINAKALGVRKIRLNNHKLLAGLIIGGAIVLFGVLGPLFCQDPSLVNDIGLTPPSAEHWLGTTQTGQDVLAQLAHGTRGSLTVGLVVGVLTLLLSAFFGVVGTYAGGWIDEAFSLFTNVALVIPGLPLVIVISSYVPDKSIWLVSIVLAITSWAGSARVLRGYTLSLRNRDYVLASQVAGEKRWRILTVEILPNLIPLLASQVVFAVIFAILGEAGLSYLGLGASGSFTWGTMLYYAQNGLALRLGAWWWFVPPGLMLALFGAALSLINFSIDEIINPKLRNQTRSARKNWRMSREQLHKAKEATL; this is encoded by the coding sequence ATGACCATGACCACCGAGTTGGCCGAGACAAGCATCAATGCAAAAGCGCTTGGCGTACGCAAGATCCGCCTCAACAACCACAAACTGCTGGCCGGACTGATCATCGGCGGCGCCATAGTGCTCTTCGGCGTGCTGGGCCCGCTGTTCTGCCAGGACCCGTCGCTGGTGAACGACATCGGGCTCACCCCGCCGAGCGCGGAACACTGGCTCGGCACCACGCAGACCGGCCAGGACGTCCTGGCCCAGCTCGCCCACGGCACCCGCGGCTCGCTCACCGTCGGCCTCGTCGTCGGCGTGCTCACCCTGCTGCTCTCCGCGTTCTTCGGCGTCGTCGGCACCTACGCCGGCGGCTGGATCGACGAGGCGTTCTCCCTGTTCACCAACGTCGCGCTGGTGATACCCGGCCTGCCGCTGGTGATCGTGATCTCCAGTTACGTCCCGGACAAGAGCATCTGGCTGGTCTCCATCGTTCTGGCGATCACCAGTTGGGCAGGCTCCGCCCGGGTGCTCCGCGGTTACACACTCAGCCTGCGCAACCGCGACTACGTGCTCGCCTCCCAGGTCGCCGGGGAGAAGCGCTGGCGGATCCTGACCGTGGAGATCCTGCCCAACCTGATCCCGCTGCTCGCCTCCCAGGTGGTGTTCGCGGTCATCTTCGCGATCCTCGGCGAGGCCGGCCTGTCCTATCTCGGTCTCGGCGCGAGCGGCTCGTTCACCTGGGGCACCATGCTCTACTACGCGCAGAACGGCCTGGCCCTGCGCCTCGGCGCCTGGTGGTGGTTCGTGCCGCCGGGCCTGATGCTGGCCCTGTTCGGCGCCGCGCTCTCACTGATCAACTTCTCGATCGACGAGATCATCAATCCGAAGCTGCGCAACCAGACCCGGTCCGCCCGCAAGAACTGGCGGATGTCGCGCGAGCAGCTGCACAAGGCGAAGGAGGCCACGCTGTGA
- a CDS encoding ABC transporter ATP-binding protein, protein MTVLSIENFSVDYLVDPVVHAVRNVSLELKRGEVLGLAGESGCGKSTLAYGIIRLLKPPAMITSGRAVFHSREGYEIDWNELHAEDLRANRWEKISMIFQGAMNSLNPVISIQDQFEDVFTTHRPEMGRRERRERCGELLERVGVDRKRLTSYPHELSGGMRQRVIIAMAMALEPQVMIMDEPTTALDVVVQREILREITRLRDELGFAVIFITHDLPLLLEISDRIAVMRGGEIVELGDAAELYTNPRHEYTKQLLASFPSLTGDRGSFVRGAMDDHLLALDAVRVEEAS, encoded by the coding sequence GTGACGGTCCTGAGCATCGAGAACTTCAGCGTGGACTACCTGGTGGACCCGGTGGTGCACGCGGTCAGGAACGTCTCGCTGGAGTTGAAGCGGGGCGAGGTGCTGGGCCTGGCCGGGGAGAGCGGCTGCGGCAAGAGCACGCTGGCGTACGGAATAATCCGTCTCCTGAAGCCGCCGGCGATGATCACTTCCGGCCGGGCGGTCTTTCATTCCCGCGAGGGTTACGAGATCGACTGGAACGAGCTGCACGCCGAGGACCTGCGGGCCAACCGCTGGGAGAAGATCTCGATGATCTTCCAGGGTGCGATGAACTCGCTCAACCCGGTGATCAGCATCCAGGACCAGTTCGAGGACGTCTTCACCACGCACCGGCCGGAGATGGGCCGCAGGGAGCGCCGGGAGCGCTGCGGTGAGCTGCTCGAACGCGTCGGCGTGGACCGCAAGCGGCTCACCTCCTACCCGCACGAGCTCTCCGGCGGCATGCGCCAGCGGGTGATCATCGCGATGGCGATGGCCCTGGAGCCGCAGGTCATGATCATGGACGAGCCGACCACGGCGCTCGACGTGGTGGTGCAGCGGGAGATCCTCCGGGAGATCACCCGGCTGCGCGACGAGCTCGGCTTCGCGGTCATCTTCATCACCCACGACCTGCCGCTGCTGCTGGAGATCAGCGACCGGATCGCGGTGATGCGGGGTGGCGAGATCGTCGAGCTGGGCGACGCCGCCGAGCTGTACACCAACCCGCGGCACGAGTACACCAAGCAACTGCTGGCGTCCTTCCCCAGCCTGACCGGCGACCGCGGCTCGTTCGTCCGCGGCGCGATGGACGACCACCTGCTGGCGCTGGACGCGGTCCGCGTGGAGGAGGCGTCGTGA
- a CDS encoding ABC transporter ATP-binding protein — protein sequence MTRLEVRGLGKDYRLRDGWHSSTLRAVDDVSFTLDHGKTVALVGQSGSGKSTVAKLLLQLERPTRGEILLDGVPVARRGSGLAAYRRTVQMVFQDPFASLNPYHTIGHHLARPIRLHHPGMSEADVRKRVLALLERVRLTPADTVARRRPHELSGGQRQRVAIARALAPEPGVLIADEPVSMLDVSIRLGVLNLLATLQREEDLGVLYITHDLATARHFSDEILVMYKGAIVERGPADDVILNPQHEYTKTLAEAAPNPERRIGQLRSSG from the coding sequence GTGACCAGGCTGGAGGTGCGCGGGCTGGGCAAGGACTACCGGCTGCGGGACGGCTGGCACAGCAGCACCCTGCGCGCGGTGGACGACGTCAGCTTCACCCTCGACCACGGGAAGACGGTCGCGCTGGTCGGGCAGAGCGGCAGCGGCAAGTCGACGGTGGCCAAGCTGCTGCTCCAGCTGGAACGGCCGACGCGGGGCGAGATCCTGCTCGACGGGGTGCCGGTGGCGCGGCGCGGATCCGGGTTGGCGGCGTATCGGCGTACCGTGCAGATGGTCTTTCAAGATCCGTTTGCCAGCCTGAATCCCTATCACACGATCGGGCATCATCTGGCCCGGCCGATCCGGCTGCATCACCCGGGGATGAGCGAGGCGGACGTACGGAAAAGGGTCCTCGCACTGCTGGAGCGGGTCCGCCTGACGCCGGCGGACACCGTGGCGAGAAGGCGGCCGCACGAGCTCTCCGGCGGGCAGCGGCAGCGCGTCGCGATCGCCCGGGCGCTCGCGCCGGAACCGGGCGTGCTGATCGCCGACGAGCCGGTGTCGATGCTGGACGTCTCGATCCGGCTCGGCGTGCTCAACCTGCTCGCCACCCTGCAACGCGAGGAGGACCTGGGCGTCCTCTACATCACCCACGACCTGGCCACCGCCCGGCACTTCTCCGACGAGATCCTGGTGATGTACAAGGGCGCCATCGTCGAGCGCGGGCCGGCCGACGACGTCATCCTCAACCCGCAGCACGAGTACACGAAGACGCTCGCCGAGGCCGCCCCGAATCCGGAACGCCGCATCGGCCAGCTCCGTTCGAGTGGTTGA